Below is a window of Candidatus Cybelea sp. DNA.
CAGCAGCCAGAGCGCCTCATCCTCGCGTCCGCCGTTCGCCGCCCCCAATGCAAGGTTCCAAGAGCTTATGTAGCGTCGCTGGCCGAGCGCTTGAAGCTTGGCATAGGTTTGAGCGGCCTTCTCCTTTTCGCCTAGCCTCGCGTAAGCACAGACGAGCATCGGCAAACGGTAGACGGCGTCTTCAGACGAGTCTGCGCCGTGTGTGGAAATCTCCTCGACTGCGCGATCGGGATCTCCCCCGATAATATAGGCAAGCGCGAGGAAGCGGCGCGCGATGAAGAAATCCGGATCGATCGTTAGGATCTTGGAAATAGACGAGATCGCTTCGGCGACCTTGCCGGAGTGCAGCGCGACGCGAGCCTCGAGCAGCTGCAGCAGCAGCGAAGCCGGCTCGATCATGAGTGCCTCGCGCGCCTGGAGCGCCGCTTTGTCGAATTCACCCCGGTAGAGGTAGTACCAGGCCGCATTGTTGCACGCGTAGGCCAGCCGCGGATCGAACGTCAAGGCGGCATCGAGCGAGG
It encodes the following:
- a CDS encoding tetratricopeptide repeat protein, with amino-acid sequence MTFDPRLAYACNNAAWYYLYRGEFDKAALQAREALMIEPASLLLQLLEARVALHSGKVAEAISSISKILTIDPDFFIARRFLALAYIIGGDPDRAVEEISTHGADSSEDAVYRLPMLVCAYARLGEKEKAAQTYAKLQALGQRRYISSWNLALGAANGGREDEALWLLRDAYAQRDPALLLLPLLPLFSSIESRSDFKEILCDIAA